The Verrucomicrobiia bacterium genome has a segment encoding these proteins:
- a CDS encoding two-component regulator propeller domain-containing protein: MVQGVVLWSDAGGTLVHDAGRGRDILENAVKRDDLSNDTLYFKFHVDPLSDSTTEEYFAAFALFDGDAERVGIGNALKAWAYSAYLNEGEAGPGSVGGYIDLHSARAEPAPGGVPSRYELPRRGSQKTIVFKVQFVAGGDDLITVWLDPDLGPGANEIYQQEALITRFSGNAAFDEIRLRHGGGGTGWRFSEMAIATKFSDFVDASSAKPDGGNGTGLDATPVHFRSWQREHGIPHGSIRALAQTRDGYIWIGSDEGLVRFDGVRFSPVHPRDSGSAIAVAALFGDSKGALWVGSSVAGAMRFEQGQWITLSAREGLPSDSITSFVESNDSIVIGTETGLAVWDGERVAIPAEFNRFKGSHVTALFKDRSGTLWVGIRGTGVFKVFESRVDQVAGDSVAPLLRQPNCLLHDQSGRLWVGAGEDSVLCLESGQWRRYRIPRHSANTSVMSLAEQPDGTIWAGSVTEGLFQFKGGKLTSIGARGGLSDNLVGALLVDREGKLWVGTDAALNRIHHKNIKVYSQDEGLGLGAVQGLAEVSPGVIWAVRESDGLYRWEGGTFNRLKVAGLPARDFHLGPLLAARNGVCWLACREGLLQVKDPQAVADETRLWKTPRLEITALAEDHEGNIWAGMREGTVWRLSAGKWGELVELSQASPITSIVVQTNGETWIGTDGAGLVKVRSGIKTHYGRRNGLGSDSIRVLLAANGAVWIGTTGGGLSCWRDGKIFTVTAAQGLPDNTIVQIVDDAFGRVWIGSMHGIACMTKEDVEQAAAAPNARIYPHVFGRSAGLISEECTTGFSPAGLKTRSGSLWFATTRGVVAIDARHPPIELPMPQAVLEEVLVDGVPVRDLLPPKRAGGGTNDSQNASIRIDPGRHRLEGSIHGIKLRPGGPIAL, encoded by the coding sequence GTGGTTCAAGGCGTTGTTCTTTGGAGTGACGCGGGTGGAACCTTGGTTCACGACGCAGGCCGCGGGCGCGATATTCTTGAAAACGCCGTGAAGCGCGACGATCTCTCGAACGACACGCTCTACTTTAAGTTTCATGTCGATCCGCTCTCGGACTCCACGACAGAGGAGTATTTCGCGGCGTTCGCGCTTTTTGACGGCGACGCCGAGCGGGTCGGCATCGGCAATGCCCTGAAAGCCTGGGCCTACAGCGCCTACCTCAATGAAGGCGAGGCTGGCCCGGGCTCCGTGGGCGGGTACATCGACCTGCACTCCGCGCGCGCGGAACCTGCTCCCGGCGGGGTTCCGTCGCGATACGAACTACCGCGGCGCGGCAGCCAAAAAACCATCGTGTTCAAGGTGCAATTTGTCGCGGGAGGCGATGACTTGATTACGGTGTGGCTGGACCCGGACCTGGGGCCAGGAGCCAATGAGATTTACCAGCAGGAAGCGCTCATCACCCGTTTCAGTGGAAATGCCGCCTTTGATGAGATCCGGCTGCGGCACGGTGGCGGCGGAACAGGCTGGCGTTTCAGCGAGATGGCGATCGCGACAAAGTTCAGCGATTTCGTCGATGCCAGCAGCGCCAAGCCGGACGGCGGAAATGGAACGGGCCTGGACGCAACGCCGGTTCATTTTCGGTCGTGGCAGCGTGAACACGGGATTCCTCATGGCTCAATTCGCGCGTTGGCCCAGACCCGCGATGGCTACATCTGGATTGGCAGCGATGAAGGTCTCGTGCGTTTCGATGGGGTCCGCTTTTCTCCCGTTCATCCCCGTGACAGCGGATCCGCAATCGCCGTGGCAGCGCTCTTCGGCGATAGCAAGGGCGCGCTTTGGGTGGGCTCCTCGGTTGCGGGCGCGATGAGGTTTGAGCAGGGTCAATGGATCACACTGTCCGCACGCGAGGGATTGCCGTCGGATTCAATCACATCGTTCGTTGAGAGCAACGACTCAATCGTGATCGGCACTGAAACCGGATTGGCAGTGTGGGACGGCGAGCGGGTTGCGATCCCGGCGGAGTTCAATCGATTCAAGGGATCTCACGTAACGGCGCTGTTCAAGGACCGATCGGGCACGCTCTGGGTGGGCATCCGGGGAACAGGAGTTTTCAAGGTGTTCGAAAGCAGGGTTGATCAGGTCGCTGGAGATTCTGTTGCGCCGCTGCTTCGGCAACCGAACTGCCTTCTCCACGATCAAAGCGGGCGCCTTTGGGTCGGGGCTGGAGAGGATTCCGTGCTTTGCCTGGAAAGCGGCCAGTGGCGGCGGTACAGAATTCCGCGCCATTCTGCAAACACGTCTGTGATGTCGCTCGCCGAGCAGCCCGATGGGACAATCTGGGCCGGGTCAGTGACGGAAGGTTTGTTTCAGTTCAAGGGAGGGAAGCTGACTTCGATCGGAGCCCGCGGCGGACTTTCGGATAACCTGGTGGGCGCGCTCCTGGTTGATCGCGAAGGAAAGCTCTGGGTGGGAACGGACGCGGCCCTGAACCGGATTCATCACAAGAACATAAAGGTCTACAGCCAGGACGAGGGGCTTGGTCTCGGCGCTGTGCAAGGTCTTGCCGAAGTTTCGCCCGGTGTCATATGGGCTGTTCGGGAGTCAGACGGACTCTATCGATGGGAAGGCGGAACCTTCAACCGCCTCAAGGTTGCTGGCCTTCCGGCGAGGGATTTCCATCTCGGCCCATTGCTCGCCGCGCGGAACGGTGTTTGTTGGCTCGCTTGCCGCGAAGGATTGTTGCAGGTGAAGGATCCCCAGGCCGTGGCCGATGAAACGCGACTCTGGAAAACTCCCAGACTGGAAATCACTGCCCTTGCGGAAGATCACGAAGGAAACATTTGGGCTGGGATGCGCGAAGGAACAGTGTGGAGACTGAGTGCGGGAAAGTGGGGCGAGTTGGTCGAGCTAAGCCAGGCCAGTCCCATCACCTCAATCGTGGTGCAGACAAACGGGGAGACATGGATCGGAACCGATGGCGCAGGATTGGTGAAAGTGCGGTCGGGAATCAAAACGCACTACGGGAGGCGCAACGGGCTTGGCAGCGATTCCATTCGGGTTCTGCTTGCGGCCAATGGCGCAGTGTGGATTGGAACCACGGGAGGTGGACTCAGTTGCTGGAGGGACGGGAAGATCTTCACGGTGACCGCTGCGCAGGGCCTGCCCGACAATACCATCGTGCAAATTGTTGACGATGCGTTTGGGCGGGTTTGGATCGGCAGCATGCACGGAATTGCGTGCATGACGAAGGAGGACGTCGAACAGGCGGCCGCTGCACCGAATGCGCGAATATACCCGCACGTGTTTGGCCGCTCCGCAGGCTTGATTTCCGAGGAGTGCACGACGGGATTCTCCCCCGCGGGATTGAAGACACGATCAGGATCGTTGTGGTTTGCCACCACCAGGGGCGTTGTCGCGATTGATGCGCGGCATCCGCCGATCGAACTTCCTATGCCGCAAGCCGTCCTTGAAGAGGTGCTCGTGGATGGCGTGCCGGTCAGAGATTTGCTGCCCCCCAAAAGAGCGGGCGGCGGAACAAACGATTCGCAAAATGCTTCCATCCGAATTGATCCCGGCCGGCATCGTTTGGAGGGTTCAATACACGGCATTAAGCTTCGACCAGGCGGACCAATTGCGCTTTAG
- a CDS encoding glycoside hydrolase family 71/99-like protein, protein MRAPFFQRNSLVCWLLFLTLALSAHAAPKAIMAYYMPWYVAKPHSAAWGWHWTMDHFDPDRITASGEREIASWYYPSIGPYDSADPAVLEYHVLLMKLAGIDGVIVDWYGPDDFLDYGINNQRTAALFEVTRRAGLKFCICFEDQTVQQKIKGGFIKAEDAIPHTQSMMRYLETNYFGDETYLRWNGRPVLLNFGPQYFHADAEWVQILSVFKTEPALFTEDNRLPVGVGAFNWPPMWLSRAPGTRGVLSESALEGYLTGFQQNGRSWPAYISSAFPRFHDVYRKAGMRDYWGYLGDRGGETFRDTLTRALTNDSFIAQIVTWNDYGEGTIVEPTLEYGYRDLEIVQELRRKHLQPAFSHESRHLRLARRLYDLRRVGKAARGELDLIFNAIIAGDLSKAESRLSALERLQPASEEPQAKASK, encoded by the coding sequence ATGCGCGCGCCTTTCTTTCAGCGAAACAGCCTCGTCTGCTGGCTGTTGTTTCTGACGCTCGCGCTTTCCGCGCATGCCGCACCCAAGGCGATCATGGCCTATTACATGCCGTGGTACGTGGCGAAACCACACAGCGCTGCGTGGGGCTGGCATTGGACGATGGATCATTTCGATCCTGACCGGATCACTGCGTCGGGGGAACGGGAGATTGCGTCATGGTATTATCCATCCATCGGTCCGTACGACTCCGCCGATCCTGCCGTGCTTGAATACCACGTTCTGTTGATGAAGCTGGCGGGGATTGATGGCGTGATCGTCGATTGGTATGGACCGGATGATTTCCTCGATTATGGCATCAACAACCAGCGGACGGCTGCGTTGTTCGAGGTCACCCGCCGTGCAGGATTGAAGTTCTGCATCTGCTTTGAAGATCAAACGGTGCAGCAGAAAATAAAAGGCGGATTCATCAAGGCGGAAGATGCCATTCCACACACGCAGTCGATGATGCGGTATTTGGAGACGAACTATTTCGGAGACGAAACTTACCTCCGATGGAACGGCCGGCCGGTTCTTCTCAACTTCGGTCCGCAGTACTTTCACGCTGACGCAGAATGGGTGCAGATTTTGTCGGTTTTCAAAACCGAGCCAGCACTCTTCACGGAGGACAACCGACTGCCCGTTGGTGTCGGGGCTTTCAACTGGCCGCCGATGTGGTTGAGCCGCGCACCTGGAACCAGGGGCGTGCTATCGGAGTCGGCACTGGAGGGCTACCTCACGGGCTTCCAGCAGAATGGGAGGTCCTGGCCTGCATACATCAGCAGCGCCTTTCCCCGGTTCCACGACGTCTATCGCAAGGCTGGCATGCGCGACTACTGGGGATACCTGGGTGATCGCGGCGGAGAAACGTTTCGCGACACGCTGACGCGCGCGCTTACGAACGATTCCTTCATTGCGCAGATTGTGACATGGAATGATTACGGCGAGGGCACGATCGTCGAACCGACTTTGGAGTACGGTTACCGCGACCTTGAAATCGTGCAGGAATTGCGGCGTAAACATTTGCAGCCCGCGTTCAGCCATGAATCCAGGCACTTGAGGCTGGCCCGAAGATTATACGACCTGCGACGGGTGGGAAAGGCGGCTCGCGGTGAACTGGACTTGATCTTCAATGCGATCATCGCAGGCGACCTAAGCAAGGCGGAAAGCAGACTCAGCGCGCTGGAGAGACTGCAACCCGCAAGCGAAGAGCCGCAGGCAAAAGCTTCGAAGTAG
- a CDS encoding prepilin-type N-terminal cleavage/methylation domain-containing protein, whose translation MNLKQEPSRPKPFGFTLIELLVVIAIIAILAAMLLPALSKAKDKALGTACLNNTRQMVLGVTMYAGDNRDYFPSPPNWWTPGPYKNAQGLMCGGEWLLRDQVTPNTPAPMVGPFVPNNKTWICPKRKRGLTYTTAAGDWDPSITGFLSYGFNCIGVFGAVQADGNMINAKPFRASSAARPSEMVVISDTSGSNNPNNTPAAAWLDSWWAGSSGPSLPVTGNENARLQTAYAKHNAKVNVVYVDGHCAPSKPSQLTWGQFWGVFTPGVVLKTSPSAQISSVMSDAFISSPAYDSQQWTSVPP comes from the coding sequence ATGAATCTGAAACAAGAACCTTCCCGCCCCAAGCCTTTCGGGTTCACTTTGATTGAACTGCTGGTGGTGATCGCCATCATCGCAATTCTTGCCGCAATGCTGCTTCCGGCCTTGAGCAAGGCGAAGGACAAGGCGCTTGGGACTGCCTGCCTCAACAACACGCGGCAGATGGTGCTGGGAGTGACCATGTATGCCGGGGACAATCGTGATTATTTTCCATCGCCGCCGAATTGGTGGACGCCAGGTCCGTACAAGAACGCACAAGGACTGATGTGCGGCGGTGAATGGCTCCTGCGGGACCAGGTGACTCCCAATACTCCAGCGCCGATGGTCGGGCCGTTTGTTCCAAACAACAAAACGTGGATTTGCCCCAAGCGAAAACGAGGCCTGACGTACACAACGGCTGCCGGCGATTGGGACCCGAGCATCACCGGTTTTCTGTCATACGGCTTTAATTGCATTGGTGTCTTTGGTGCAGTGCAGGCGGATGGAAACATGATCAACGCCAAGCCGTTTCGCGCATCGAGCGCCGCGCGTCCGTCGGAAATGGTGGTGATCTCTGACACGAGCGGTTCAAACAATCCGAACAATACACCCGCTGCGGCATGGCTGGATTCCTGGTGGGCAGGTTCCTCGGGACCTTCGCTTCCAGTGACGGGCAATGAAAACGCACGCCTTCAGACGGCATATGCCAAGCACAATGCAAAGGTCAACGTGGTGTATGTGGATGGCCATTGCGCTCCATCGAAACCAAGCCAGCTCACATGGGGGCAATTCTGGGGCGTCTTCACTCCAGGCGTGGTTCTCAAGACGTCGCCTTCGGCACAGATTTCAAGTGTCATGTCTGACGCGTTCATCAGTTCGCCGGCTTACGACAGCCAGCAGTGGACATCGGTTCCGCCCTGA
- a CDS encoding PEP-CTERM sorting domain-containing protein, whose amino-acid sequence MKQQTRSSVTALAVLAGLAMASSVHAQTAVLSDFDNFSFTITYANWNADGSQIINGGSGYTPTLTSGPTAFTVNARGFGSGHYSIPLAGQQLLDVAPSQVNLSLTLNNINSTDSWLGVKFLLSDNQGNSDVFYGTYTGMFGTDNGAWENGNVGTATWQGNTLTMSVPLTAAMQAGVNTGTSQITGFNLLIDPAVVPGGGVYDITFNSLTISAIPEPTSFALASIGFVGFVFARRAKA is encoded by the coding sequence ATGAAACAACAAACCCGATCCTCGGTAACCGCACTCGCAGTGCTTGCTGGCCTCGCGATGGCGTCCAGCGTTCACGCGCAAACCGCAGTGCTCAGCGACTTCGACAACTTCAGTTTCACCATCACCTACGCCAACTGGAATGCGGATGGATCGCAGATCATCAACGGCGGATCGGGCTATACGCCCACGCTGACCTCAGGCCCGACCGCTTTCACGGTGAACGCAAGGGGATTTGGGAGCGGCCACTATTCCATCCCGCTCGCCGGCCAGCAGTTGCTCGATGTGGCACCCAGCCAGGTGAATCTGAGCCTCACGCTGAACAACATCAACAGCACCGACTCCTGGCTCGGCGTGAAGTTTCTCCTCAGTGACAACCAGGGAAACTCGGATGTGTTCTATGGCACCTATACGGGAATGTTCGGCACGGACAATGGCGCTTGGGAAAACGGAAACGTGGGCACCGCCACATGGCAGGGCAACACCCTGACAATGTCCGTTCCGCTTACCGCTGCGATGCAGGCAGGCGTCAACACTGGTACCAGCCAGATCACGGGGTTCAACCTGTTGATCGATCCTGCCGTCGTTCCGGGCGGGGGCGTTTACGATATTACATTTAACAGCCTGACCATATCGGCAATTCCCGAGCCGACGTCGTTTGCGCTGGCCAGTATTGGTTTCGTCGGGTTCGTCTTCGCCCGTCGCGCGAAGGCCTGA
- a CDS encoding response regulator transcription factor encodes MISVSIIDDEKELRESITTFVNGSAGFKCVSAYGSAEAGLQQLPEDKPDVVLMDINMAGMDGIECVGRLKKIMPAVQVVMLTVYEDTDKIYRALAAGATGYLLKRSSPGALLQAIQEVREGGSPMSSSIARKVVASFQKANTAADEKQVHLSPREEGVLELLAKGLTYKQIAGQLNISIDTIRTHLRRVYEKLHVQSRTEAVAKYLRR; translated from the coding sequence ATGATCTCGGTTTCCATCATTGATGACGAGAAGGAGCTGCGCGAGTCGATCACCACGTTTGTGAACGGGTCCGCGGGTTTCAAATGCGTGAGCGCGTATGGCAGCGCCGAAGCCGGCTTGCAGCAATTGCCGGAGGATAAACCTGATGTTGTACTGATGGACATCAACATGGCCGGCATGGATGGAATTGAATGCGTTGGAAGGTTGAAGAAAATCATGCCGGCTGTGCAGGTCGTGATGCTCACGGTCTATGAGGATACGGATAAGATTTATCGCGCACTTGCTGCGGGCGCGACGGGTTATCTCCTGAAACGTTCGAGTCCGGGCGCATTGCTGCAGGCGATCCAGGAAGTCCGAGAGGGGGGATCGCCGATGTCGAGCTCGATTGCCCGCAAGGTGGTGGCTTCATTTCAAAAGGCTAATACCGCTGCGGATGAGAAGCAGGTTCACCTTTCGCCAAGGGAGGAAGGCGTGTTGGAACTGCTTGCGAAAGGGCTGACCTACAAGCAAATCGCCGGCCAGTTGAACATCAGCATCGACACCATACGGACGCATCTTCGGCGGGTTTATGAGAAGCTGCACGTCCAGTCGCGGACGGAGGCCGTGGCGAAATATTTGAGGCGGTGA
- a CDS encoding endo-1,4-beta-xylanase, whose amino-acid sequence MHLFHSRDKVLRQNLIAALVLAGAAACVSAAEPGPSLKNAYKDAFLMGTAVNEAIVSGADAASGRIVLTHFNSITAENVMKAEPINPRPGVYNFAPADAFVAFGETNGMFIVGHTLVWHNQTPAWFFLDEQGQRNTREAQIERMRRHIEIVAGRYAGRVHAWDVVNEVIDNDGSYRPTTWVNAVGSGDELVKHAFRFASQYATNAELYYNDFNAWRPAKRDGIVRMVKMLQKEGIRIDGVGMQAHWGLNYPKSEYIEAAIDAYAALGIKVMITELDVDVLPLTKEGQVIGTVMSHAQFQEEEFKSFLDPYSAGLPDDMQDQLAARYRELFEIFHRKRHAIARVTLWGIHDGMSWKNDYPVPRRTNYPLLFDRKKQPKPAFDAVIRLPSQQSSNSNPAEGPGVQKGR is encoded by the coding sequence ATGCACCTCTTCCATTCTCGCGACAAAGTGCTTCGTCAAAATTTGATTGCCGCACTGGTTCTGGCCGGAGCGGCAGCCTGCGTTTCCGCCGCGGAACCTGGTCCTTCACTGAAGAATGCCTACAAGGACGCCTTTCTCATGGGAACAGCCGTAAATGAGGCGATTGTTTCGGGCGCGGATGCAGCATCCGGGCGGATTGTTCTAACGCACTTCAATAGCATCACCGCGGAGAACGTCATGAAGGCTGAGCCAATCAATCCGCGGCCCGGCGTTTACAACTTTGCACCTGCGGATGCGTTCGTCGCGTTCGGGGAAACCAATGGCATGTTTATCGTCGGGCACACGCTCGTATGGCATAACCAGACACCCGCCTGGTTTTTCCTGGACGAACAGGGACAGCGCAATACCCGGGAAGCCCAGATCGAACGCATGCGGCGGCATATCGAAATTGTGGCCGGCCGTTACGCTGGCCGCGTGCATGCCTGGGATGTGGTTAACGAGGTGATCGACAATGACGGATCGTATCGTCCCACTACCTGGGTCAATGCCGTCGGGAGTGGGGATGAGTTGGTCAAACACGCGTTCCGATTTGCCAGCCAATACGCCACCAACGCTGAACTTTATTACAACGATTTCAATGCCTGGCGTCCCGCAAAGCGCGATGGGATCGTTCGCATGGTAAAGATGCTGCAGAAGGAAGGCATCAGGATTGATGGCGTGGGCATGCAGGCACATTGGGGGCTGAACTACCCCAAGTCGGAATACATAGAGGCAGCCATCGATGCGTATGCTGCGCTGGGGATCAAGGTAATGATCACTGAACTGGATGTGGATGTCCTGCCGCTGACGAAGGAAGGGCAGGTTATTGGCACCGTGATGAGCCACGCACAATTCCAGGAGGAGGAATTCAAAAGCTTTCTCGATCCGTATTCAGCCGGTCTGCCCGACGACATGCAGGATCAACTGGCCGCGCGCTACAGGGAATTGTTCGAGATCTTCCATCGCAAACGCCACGCCATCGCGCGGGTGACGCTTTGGGGAATCCATGACGGCATGTCCTGGAAGAACGACTATCCAGTTCCTCGTCGAACGAATTACCCATTGTTGTTCGACAGAAAAAAGCAGCCGAAGCCTGCCTTTGATGCGGTCATTCGACTGCCATCCCAGCAGTCTTCGAACAGCAACCCTGCCGAGGGCCCGGGGGTGCAAAAGGGACGCTGA
- a CDS encoding triple tyrosine motif-containing protein, with protein MLPSELIPAGIVWRVQYTALSFDQADQLRFRYRLEGLDSGWVEAGARRTAFYNYVPPGEYRFHVIACNSSGVWSESGATLDVVVSHYFWQSWWVLAAGASGILMVVAGGVRMVEKRKLRQRMKRLEQERALERERTRIAQDLHDEMGAKLCRISFLSEHARRNDSAPDELHRQIVSISEASREVLQSLDEIVWAVNPKNDTLEHVASYIGQYAQEYFQMTGLECEADVSTQVPPEPMSSQARHHLFLAVHEAFTNVLKHARASRCCLVINCDGNVFEIIVSDNGAGISEFLLCESPNDSPSAAGEGLRNMRRRMTAIGGTCEITSTPGSGTNVRFTFPVHSRFNAISP; from the coding sequence ATGCTTCCATCCGAATTGATCCCGGCCGGCATCGTTTGGAGGGTTCAATACACGGCATTAAGCTTCGACCAGGCGGACCAATTGCGCTTTAGGTATCGGCTGGAAGGATTGGATTCCGGCTGGGTGGAGGCGGGGGCAAGAAGGACCGCGTTCTACAATTATGTTCCACCCGGCGAATACCGGTTCCATGTGATTGCCTGCAACAGCAGCGGCGTCTGGAGCGAATCGGGTGCAACCCTGGACGTCGTGGTCTCCCACTACTTCTGGCAATCGTGGTGGGTGCTTGCGGCGGGAGCGTCGGGGATTCTTATGGTGGTTGCGGGAGGTGTCCGGATGGTCGAGAAACGAAAGCTGCGCCAGCGGATGAAACGCCTCGAGCAGGAACGGGCGCTCGAGCGGGAGCGAACTCGCATTGCGCAGGATCTTCACGATGAAATGGGCGCGAAGCTCTGTCGTATCTCGTTTCTCAGCGAACACGCCCGCAGGAACGACAGCGCACCCGACGAGCTGCATCGCCAGATCGTTTCGATCTCGGAAGCCTCGCGCGAAGTCTTGCAGTCGCTCGATGAAATCGTTTGGGCGGTGAATCCGAAGAACGACACACTGGAGCACGTTGCGTCGTATATCGGGCAGTATGCGCAGGAGTATTTTCAGATGACGGGCCTCGAGTGCGAAGCCGACGTCTCGACACAGGTGCCGCCCGAGCCAATGTCGTCCCAGGCCCGGCATCACTTGTTTCTCGCGGTCCACGAGGCGTTTACGAACGTGCTCAAGCACGCACGGGCGAGCCGTTGCTGCCTCGTCATCAATTGTGACGGCAACGTTTTTGAAATTATCGTGTCGGACAACGGCGCTGGCATCAGCGAATTCCTCCTTTGTGAAAGCCCAAACGATTCGCCATCTGCGGCGGGCGAGGGTCTGAGGAACATGCGGCGCAGGATGACGGCCATTGGCGGCACGTGTGAGATAACCTCCACCCCAGGATCGGGGACGAACGTTCGCTTTACGTTCCCTGTTCACTCAAGATTCAACGCGATCAGCCCATGA